The following are encoded in a window of Streptomyces sp. Go-475 genomic DNA:
- a CDS encoding condensation domain-containing protein, with protein MTDDIQNWGIRKRLEATLRSRASQARTEYPLSYAQRPLVLLHRMNPDSASYNVGFTARFTGGFDSATFGSAVASLVGRHAALRTTFSGTDLQTVHGWLEPDVAELDARQWNQRQIEDAIRRAYLAPFDLSAGPLVRVRTYAVAPGEAVVLLAVHHVVCDFWSLGVMVAELEQLYLAEAERRPSQLPGGNVPYSDFVASQQELIQGEKGSRARAYWHAQLAGRLEPAEWPPCALGPDTDGGGSIVFPIAPELVDGVRALAKEEEATPYGVLLTVFQVLIGRYTGRHDVLVGSPFAGRTSPAMAECVGNFVNPVVLRADLSDAVAFREQLDRTRRTVIDALEHQDYPFELLVGELAPRRVDDRNPIFQTMFSYQKPSRYPALAGLYVADDGAAPVGWAGLTAVPFRLDQQDDQLELVLEVVHDGDRLVGLLKYRKSVFSAQAARQVAENYLALLRAALADPGRSVAELPMASDVTPGTSRRTATVRESAGAAPGSGTALRGIEQRITAIWRQVLGRERIGRDDNFFDLGGNSMLLVQVHEMLADETAGTPLKINELFRYPTVASLARRLGRTAAGAGPAPDRGRASSRRAQLAGGTARSARLRARERRQLDTDRGNDD; from the coding sequence ATGACCGACGACATCCAGAACTGGGGCATACGGAAGAGGCTGGAGGCAACACTCCGGTCGCGCGCCAGTCAGGCGCGGACCGAATATCCTCTCTCGTACGCCCAGCGCCCGCTTGTGCTGCTGCATCGGATGAATCCGGACAGCGCGTCCTACAACGTCGGGTTCACCGCCCGGTTCACCGGCGGATTCGACTCCGCCACGTTCGGCAGCGCGGTCGCGTCCCTGGTCGGGCGGCACGCGGCCCTGCGCACCACCTTCAGCGGCACCGACCTCCAGACAGTGCACGGTTGGCTCGAACCCGATGTCGCCGAACTGGACGCCCGCCAGTGGAACCAGCGGCAGATCGAGGACGCGATACGCCGTGCCTATCTCGCTCCGTTCGACCTGTCGGCCGGACCACTGGTCCGGGTGCGGACGTATGCGGTGGCACCAGGAGAGGCCGTGGTGCTGCTGGCTGTGCACCATGTGGTGTGCGACTTCTGGTCACTCGGCGTCATGGTGGCGGAACTCGAGCAGCTCTACCTGGCGGAGGCGGAACGGAGGCCCTCCCAACTGCCCGGAGGCAATGTCCCCTACAGCGATTTCGTCGCCTCTCAGCAGGAGCTGATCCAAGGGGAGAAGGGCAGCAGAGCGCGTGCCTATTGGCATGCTCAGCTCGCCGGCCGGCTCGAGCCGGCCGAATGGCCCCCCTGCGCACTCGGCCCGGATACCGACGGGGGCGGATCGATCGTGTTCCCCATCGCGCCAGAGCTCGTCGACGGGGTGCGCGCGCTGGCCAAGGAGGAAGAGGCCACACCTTACGGCGTCTTGCTGACCGTCTTTCAGGTCCTCATCGGCCGCTACACCGGGCGGCACGACGTCCTGGTGGGGTCTCCCTTCGCCGGCCGGACCAGTCCGGCGATGGCCGAGTGCGTCGGCAACTTCGTCAACCCCGTCGTGCTGCGCGCCGATCTGAGCGACGCGGTGGCGTTCCGGGAGCAGCTGGACCGTACTCGCCGTACCGTCATCGACGCGCTCGAGCACCAGGACTACCCGTTCGAGTTGCTTGTCGGCGAGCTGGCGCCGCGTCGGGTGGACGACCGTAACCCGATCTTCCAGACGATGTTCAGCTACCAGAAACCCAGCCGGTACCCGGCGCTGGCCGGTCTCTACGTGGCTGACGACGGCGCGGCCCCCGTCGGCTGGGCGGGGCTGACCGCGGTGCCGTTCCGGCTGGACCAGCAGGACGACCAGCTCGAGCTCGTACTCGAGGTCGTGCACGACGGCGACCGGCTCGTCGGGCTGCTCAAGTACCGCAAGTCCGTCTTCTCGGCTCAGGCGGCTCGTCAGGTAGCCGAGAACTATCTGGCACTGCTGCGAGCCGCGCTGGCAGACCCTGGCCGCAGTGTGGCGGAACTCCCGATGGCGTCCGACGTCACCCCCGGCACCAGCCGGCGCACGGCCACGGTCCGTGAGTCCGCCGGCGCGGCCCCTGGGAGCGGCACCGCGCTGCGGGGTATCGAGCAGCGGATCACGGCCATCTGGCGGCAGGTGCTCGGGCGCGAGCGGATCGGGCGGGACGACAACTTCTTCGACCTCGGTGGCAACTCCATGCTGCTGGTGCAGGTGCACGAGATGCTCGCCGACGAAACCGCGGGCACTCCGCTGAAGATCAACGAATTGTTCCGCTACCCGACCGTGGCCAGTCTGGCCCGACGCCTCGGCCGGACCGCCGCTGGGGCCGGTCCGGCCCCTGACCGAGGCCGGGCGTCGAGCAGGCGGGCACAGCTGGCGGGCGGAACGGCCCGCAGCGCACGCCTGCGCGCACGAGAACGTCGCCAGCTGGACACCGACAGGGGCAACGATGACTGA